From Bacillus rossius redtenbacheri isolate Brsri chromosome 16, Brsri_v3, whole genome shotgun sequence, a single genomic window includes:
- the LOC134540086 gene encoding uncharacterized protein LOC134540086 isoform X2 encodes MKGKAYLTVCAYDPILGSRGEEVGESTVDDGKVCLHPARCRMNCSQSWLESVQSCASRAVGPCLGRQRQVHPATGGARHGHFVDLGPRRRVRVVHVKALDLATAKRLSGLDAASDAATSAPYAGRRSRTLSVASDSSNLSTEEYWFTRWSRPLRSSDGCNCSFRRSWRRSVRDSKISHQVLPEHREHNENYAVEEVSKRPFLEDYAESLLQTTLTEVFVYLSTDKSILFKRFGELESIKETLCDSPETPDRSDGKECFSFTNHSFVGSCDVINVISLDTKSECGLIALNPNDITDKTVTCVFQPAPTSVTGLNDKQTGENECGTVEHNLSTEALSDIDKDVSEAKEIVSSNNQSFCYSNSNGYKSSGKILEADQSDSRVPPIERRSRRMCNHTRSTRLPVLFFLHGAGSCADLWTGLVLHFARAGYEVVAPDMLGHGYSSAPDCAPAYAFPRLLQDALDVFDAFVGDRRSVVIGHAFGCSLAAAVARHRSQGVAQLVLISGGGPTPLAPRSPGSRPPALPALLRACLRPLVMCGFRRNILYAPCGKHIEPCELTSGGVPGYVLRHVAQGQSWPEGDAAFHRRILAPTLLVHGLLDRSVALVQACEMERTIPRAFLELIPNAGHLPMLDAPSRLGHMIHCFIDWWSD; translated from the exons ATGAAAGGCAAGGCATACTTGACAGTATGTGCCTACGATCCCATCCTAGGAAGCAGAGGTGAAGAAGTTGGAGAAAGTACAGTAGATGATGGCAAG GTGTGCCTCCATCCAGCACGATGCAGAATGAACTGCTCGCAGTCATGGCTGGAGTCGGTGCAGAGCTGCGCCTCCCGGGCCGTGGGGCCGTGCCTCGGCCGGCAGCGCCAGGTGCACCCCGCGACGGGCGGCGCCCGGCACGGCCACTTCGTCGACCTGGGGCCCCGGAGGCGGGTCCGTGTGGTGCACGTTAAGGCCCTGGACTTAGCGACCGCCAAGCGCCTGTCGGGGCTGGACGCGGCGAGCGATGCCGCGACGAGCGCCCCCTACGCCGGCAGGCGGTCGCGAACGCTGTCCGTGGCCTCCGACAGTTCCAACCTGTCGACGGAGGAGTACTGGTTCACGCGCTGGAGTCGGCCCCTGAGGAGCTCCGACGGCTGCAACTGCTCTTTCCGCAGGTCCTGGAGGCGGTCCGTCAGGGACTCGAAGATTTCCCACCAAGTCCTACCTGAACATCGAGAGCACAACGAAAATTACGCTGTCGAAGAAGTTTCAAAGCGACCATTCCTGGAAGACTACGCTGAAAGTTTACTCCAAACCACTTTAACTGAGGTTTTTGTGTACTTGTCGACTGATAAAAGTATTTTGTTTAAACGCTTTGGTGAACTTGAATCCATAAAAGAGACCCTTTGTGATTCGCCCGAAACACCTGATCGTTCTGATGGGAAGGAGTGCTTTAGCTTTACCAATCATTCGTTCGTTGGATCTTGTGATGTAATTAACGTAATCTCTTTAGATACTAAGTCTGAGTGTGGGCTCATAGCCCTGAATCCAAATGATATTACTGATAAGACTGTTACCTGTGTGTTTCAACCGGCGCCTACCTCTGTAACGGGTCTTAATGATAAGCAAACGGGAGAGAATGAATGTGGGACTGTGGAGCATAATTTGTCAACCGAAGCGTTGAGTGACATCGATAAAGATGTGTCTGAGGCCAAAGAAATCGTCAGTAGCAATAATCAAAGTTTCTGTTACTCCAACTCTAATGGTTATAAGTCGAGTGGAAAGATTCTGGAGGCAGACCAGTCGGATTCCCGGGTGCCTCCTATAGAAAGAAGAAGCAGGAGAATGTGTAATCACACCCGTTCTACAAGACTG CCCGTGCTGTTCTTCCTGCACGGGGCCGGCAGCTGCGCGGACCTGTGGACGGGGCTGGTGCTGCACTTCGCCCGCGCTGGCTACGAGGTGGTCGCCCCCGACATGCTGGGGCACGGCTACAGCTCCGCGCCGGACTGCGCGCCCGCCTACGCCTTCCCCCGCCTGCTCCAGGACGCGCTCGACGTGTTCGACGCCTTCGTCGGCGACCGCAGGAGCGTCGTCATCGGCCACGCTTTCGG GTGCAGTCTGGCTGCCGCGGTGGCCCGCCACAGGAGCCAGGGCGTGGCGCAGCTGGTGCTCATCAGCGGGGGAGGCCCCACGCCCCTCGCCCCGCGGTCTCCCGGGAGCCGGCCCCCTGCCCTGCCCGCCCTCCTGCGGGCCTGCCTGCGCCCGCTCGTCATGTGCGGCTTCAGGAG GAACATCCTGTACGCGCCGTGCGGCAAGCACATAGAGCCGTGCGAGCTGACGAGCGGCGGCGTGCCGGGGTACGTGCTGCGGCACGTCGCCCAGGGGCAGAGCTGGCCCGAGGGGGACGCGGCGTTCCACCGGCGCATCCTCGCGCCGACCCTGCTGGTGCACGGACTGCTGGACCGCAGCGTGGCGCTCGTGCAGGCGTGCGAGATGGAGCGG ACGATTCCTCGGGCGTTCTTGGAGTTGATCCCGAATGCCGGACACCTCCCCATGTTGGACGCCCCGTCTCGACTCGGACACATGATACACTGCTTCATCGATTGGTGGAGTGACTGA
- the LOC134540086 gene encoding uncharacterized protein LOC134540086 isoform X1 produces the protein MKGKAYLTVCAYDPILGSRGEEVGESTVDDGKVCLHPARCRMNCSQSWLESVQSCASRAVGPCLGRQRQVHPATGGARHGHFVDLGPRRRVRVVHVKALDLATAKRLSGLDAASDAATSAPYAGRRSRTLSVASDSSNLSTEEYWFTRWSRPLRSSDGCNCSFRRSWRRSVRDSKISHQVLPEHREHNENYAVEEVSKRPFLEDYAESLLQTTLTEVFVYLSTDKSILFKRFGELESIKETLCDSPETPDRSDGKECFSFTNHSFVGSCDVINVISLDTKSECGLIALNPNDITDKTVTCVFQPAPTSVTGLNDKQTGENECGTVEHNLSTEALSDIDKDVSEAKEIVSSNNQSFCYSNSNGYKSSGKILEADQSDSRVPPIERRSRRMCNHTRSTRLKPVLFFLHGAGSCADLWTGLVLHFARAGYEVVAPDMLGHGYSSAPDCAPAYAFPRLLQDALDVFDAFVGDRRSVVIGHAFGCSLAAAVARHRSQGVAQLVLISGGGPTPLAPRSPGSRPPALPALLRACLRPLVMCGFRRNILYAPCGKHIEPCELTSGGVPGYVLRHVAQGQSWPEGDAAFHRRILAPTLLVHGLLDRSVALVQACEMERTIPRAFLELIPNAGHLPMLDAPSRLGHMIHCFIDWWSD, from the exons ATGAAAGGCAAGGCATACTTGACAGTATGTGCCTACGATCCCATCCTAGGAAGCAGAGGTGAAGAAGTTGGAGAAAGTACAGTAGATGATGGCAAG GTGTGCCTCCATCCAGCACGATGCAGAATGAACTGCTCGCAGTCATGGCTGGAGTCGGTGCAGAGCTGCGCCTCCCGGGCCGTGGGGCCGTGCCTCGGCCGGCAGCGCCAGGTGCACCCCGCGACGGGCGGCGCCCGGCACGGCCACTTCGTCGACCTGGGGCCCCGGAGGCGGGTCCGTGTGGTGCACGTTAAGGCCCTGGACTTAGCGACCGCCAAGCGCCTGTCGGGGCTGGACGCGGCGAGCGATGCCGCGACGAGCGCCCCCTACGCCGGCAGGCGGTCGCGAACGCTGTCCGTGGCCTCCGACAGTTCCAACCTGTCGACGGAGGAGTACTGGTTCACGCGCTGGAGTCGGCCCCTGAGGAGCTCCGACGGCTGCAACTGCTCTTTCCGCAGGTCCTGGAGGCGGTCCGTCAGGGACTCGAAGATTTCCCACCAAGTCCTACCTGAACATCGAGAGCACAACGAAAATTACGCTGTCGAAGAAGTTTCAAAGCGACCATTCCTGGAAGACTACGCTGAAAGTTTACTCCAAACCACTTTAACTGAGGTTTTTGTGTACTTGTCGACTGATAAAAGTATTTTGTTTAAACGCTTTGGTGAACTTGAATCCATAAAAGAGACCCTTTGTGATTCGCCCGAAACACCTGATCGTTCTGATGGGAAGGAGTGCTTTAGCTTTACCAATCATTCGTTCGTTGGATCTTGTGATGTAATTAACGTAATCTCTTTAGATACTAAGTCTGAGTGTGGGCTCATAGCCCTGAATCCAAATGATATTACTGATAAGACTGTTACCTGTGTGTTTCAACCGGCGCCTACCTCTGTAACGGGTCTTAATGATAAGCAAACGGGAGAGAATGAATGTGGGACTGTGGAGCATAATTTGTCAACCGAAGCGTTGAGTGACATCGATAAAGATGTGTCTGAGGCCAAAGAAATCGTCAGTAGCAATAATCAAAGTTTCTGTTACTCCAACTCTAATGGTTATAAGTCGAGTGGAAAGATTCTGGAGGCAGACCAGTCGGATTCCCGGGTGCCTCCTATAGAAAGAAGAAGCAGGAGAATGTGTAATCACACCCGTTCTACAAGACTG AAGCCCGTGCTGTTCTTCCTGCACGGGGCCGGCAGCTGCGCGGACCTGTGGACGGGGCTGGTGCTGCACTTCGCCCGCGCTGGCTACGAGGTGGTCGCCCCCGACATGCTGGGGCACGGCTACAGCTCCGCGCCGGACTGCGCGCCCGCCTACGCCTTCCCCCGCCTGCTCCAGGACGCGCTCGACGTGTTCGACGCCTTCGTCGGCGACCGCAGGAGCGTCGTCATCGGCCACGCTTTCGG GTGCAGTCTGGCTGCCGCGGTGGCCCGCCACAGGAGCCAGGGCGTGGCGCAGCTGGTGCTCATCAGCGGGGGAGGCCCCACGCCCCTCGCCCCGCGGTCTCCCGGGAGCCGGCCCCCTGCCCTGCCCGCCCTCCTGCGGGCCTGCCTGCGCCCGCTCGTCATGTGCGGCTTCAGGAG GAACATCCTGTACGCGCCGTGCGGCAAGCACATAGAGCCGTGCGAGCTGACGAGCGGCGGCGTGCCGGGGTACGTGCTGCGGCACGTCGCCCAGGGGCAGAGCTGGCCCGAGGGGGACGCGGCGTTCCACCGGCGCATCCTCGCGCCGACCCTGCTGGTGCACGGACTGCTGGACCGCAGCGTGGCGCTCGTGCAGGCGTGCGAGATGGAGCGG ACGATTCCTCGGGCGTTCTTGGAGTTGATCCCGAATGCCGGACACCTCCCCATGTTGGACGCCCCGTCTCGACTCGGACACATGATACACTGCTTCATCGATTGGTGGAGTGACTGA
- the LOC134540086 gene encoding uncharacterized protein LOC134540086 isoform X3 yields the protein MNCSQSWLESVQSCASRAVGPCLGRQRQVHPATGGARHGHFVDLGPRRRVRVVHVKALDLATAKRLSGLDAASDAATSAPYAGRRSRTLSVASDSSNLSTEEYWFTRWSRPLRSSDGCNCSFRRSWRRSVRDSKISHQVLPEHREHNENYAVEEVSKRPFLEDYAESLLQTTLTEVFVYLSTDKSILFKRFGELESIKETLCDSPETPDRSDGKECFSFTNHSFVGSCDVINVISLDTKSECGLIALNPNDITDKTVTCVFQPAPTSVTGLNDKQTGENECGTVEHNLSTEALSDIDKDVSEAKEIVSSNNQSFCYSNSNGYKSSGKILEADQSDSRVPPIERRSRRMCNHTRSTRLKPVLFFLHGAGSCADLWTGLVLHFARAGYEVVAPDMLGHGYSSAPDCAPAYAFPRLLQDALDVFDAFVGDRRSVVIGHAFGCSLAAAVARHRSQGVAQLVLISGGGPTPLAPRSPGSRPPALPALLRACLRPLVMCGFRRNILYAPCGKHIEPCELTSGGVPGYVLRHVAQGQSWPEGDAAFHRRILAPTLLVHGLLDRSVALVQACEMERTIPRAFLELIPNAGHLPMLDAPSRLGHMIHCFIDWWSD from the exons ATGAACTGCTCGCAGTCATGGCTGGAGTCGGTGCAGAGCTGCGCCTCCCGGGCCGTGGGGCCGTGCCTCGGCCGGCAGCGCCAGGTGCACCCCGCGACGGGCGGCGCCCGGCACGGCCACTTCGTCGACCTGGGGCCCCGGAGGCGGGTCCGTGTGGTGCACGTTAAGGCCCTGGACTTAGCGACCGCCAAGCGCCTGTCGGGGCTGGACGCGGCGAGCGATGCCGCGACGAGCGCCCCCTACGCCGGCAGGCGGTCGCGAACGCTGTCCGTGGCCTCCGACAGTTCCAACCTGTCGACGGAGGAGTACTGGTTCACGCGCTGGAGTCGGCCCCTGAGGAGCTCCGACGGCTGCAACTGCTCTTTCCGCAGGTCCTGGAGGCGGTCCGTCAGGGACTCGAAGATTTCCCACCAAGTCCTACCTGAACATCGAGAGCACAACGAAAATTACGCTGTCGAAGAAGTTTCAAAGCGACCATTCCTGGAAGACTACGCTGAAAGTTTACTCCAAACCACTTTAACTGAGGTTTTTGTGTACTTGTCGACTGATAAAAGTATTTTGTTTAAACGCTTTGGTGAACTTGAATCCATAAAAGAGACCCTTTGTGATTCGCCCGAAACACCTGATCGTTCTGATGGGAAGGAGTGCTTTAGCTTTACCAATCATTCGTTCGTTGGATCTTGTGATGTAATTAACGTAATCTCTTTAGATACTAAGTCTGAGTGTGGGCTCATAGCCCTGAATCCAAATGATATTACTGATAAGACTGTTACCTGTGTGTTTCAACCGGCGCCTACCTCTGTAACGGGTCTTAATGATAAGCAAACGGGAGAGAATGAATGTGGGACTGTGGAGCATAATTTGTCAACCGAAGCGTTGAGTGACATCGATAAAGATGTGTCTGAGGCCAAAGAAATCGTCAGTAGCAATAATCAAAGTTTCTGTTACTCCAACTCTAATGGTTATAAGTCGAGTGGAAAGATTCTGGAGGCAGACCAGTCGGATTCCCGGGTGCCTCCTATAGAAAGAAGAAGCAGGAGAATGTGTAATCACACCCGTTCTACAAGACTG AAGCCCGTGCTGTTCTTCCTGCACGGGGCCGGCAGCTGCGCGGACCTGTGGACGGGGCTGGTGCTGCACTTCGCCCGCGCTGGCTACGAGGTGGTCGCCCCCGACATGCTGGGGCACGGCTACAGCTCCGCGCCGGACTGCGCGCCCGCCTACGCCTTCCCCCGCCTGCTCCAGGACGCGCTCGACGTGTTCGACGCCTTCGTCGGCGACCGCAGGAGCGTCGTCATCGGCCACGCTTTCGG GTGCAGTCTGGCTGCCGCGGTGGCCCGCCACAGGAGCCAGGGCGTGGCGCAGCTGGTGCTCATCAGCGGGGGAGGCCCCACGCCCCTCGCCCCGCGGTCTCCCGGGAGCCGGCCCCCTGCCCTGCCCGCCCTCCTGCGGGCCTGCCTGCGCCCGCTCGTCATGTGCGGCTTCAGGAG GAACATCCTGTACGCGCCGTGCGGCAAGCACATAGAGCCGTGCGAGCTGACGAGCGGCGGCGTGCCGGGGTACGTGCTGCGGCACGTCGCCCAGGGGCAGAGCTGGCCCGAGGGGGACGCGGCGTTCCACCGGCGCATCCTCGCGCCGACCCTGCTGGTGCACGGACTGCTGGACCGCAGCGTGGCGCTCGTGCAGGCGTGCGAGATGGAGCGG ACGATTCCTCGGGCGTTCTTGGAGTTGATCCCGAATGCCGGACACCTCCCCATGTTGGACGCCCCGTCTCGACTCGGACACATGATACACTGCTTCATCGATTGGTGGAGTGACTGA
- the LOC134540262 gene encoding coiled-coil domain-containing protein 124, translating into MPKKFAGENSKAVAARARKTAAKEQEESKRAKQLEEELWKDDDKHILKKQQKKEEQARKKQEILAKKAESKALLEEEVSSIKPPTKQPISKITQFQIQAENTKRQAAAGGKVKEPVTHIEKPLEENVNRLQVEGDEARTIDEAIAVLTVGEPEVDKHPEKRMKAAYTAFEEANLPRIKSENPSLRLTQLKQILHKEWLKSPENPMNRKLSS; encoded by the exons ATGCCCAAGAAGTTTGCCGGAGAGAACAGCAAGGCGGTGGCGGCGCGGGCGCGCAAGACCGCCGCCAAGGAGCAGGAGGAGTCGAAGCGCGCGAAGCAGCTCGAGGAGGAGCTGTGGAAAGACGACGACAAGCACATCCTGAAGAAGCAGCAGAAGAAA GAAGAGCAAGCTCGGAAGAAACAAGAGATTCTGGCCAAGAAAGCGGAGTCGAAGGCTCTCCTGGAAGAGGAAGTTAGTTCCATCAAGCCTCCAACCAAACAGCCTATTTCCAAAATCACCCAGTTTCAAATTCAG GCTGAGAACACGAAGCGCCAGGCGGCGGCGGGCGGGAAGGTCAAGGAGCCGGTGACGCACATCGAGAAGCCCTTGGAGGAGAACGTGAACAGGCTACAAGTCGAAGGAGACGAGGCTCGAACCATAGACGAGGCCATCGCAGTGCTCAC TGTGGGGGAGCCTGAAGTTGACAAACACCCCGAGAAGCGCATGAAAGCAGCGTACACAGCCTTTGAGGAAGCAAACCTGCCCCGCATCAAGTCTGAAAACCCCTCCCTTCGTCTGACTCAGCTCAAACAGATACTGCACAAAGAGTGGTTGAAATCTCCGGAAAACCCCATGAACAGAAAGTTGAGTTCGTAG